From Poecilia reticulata strain Guanapo linkage group LG3, Guppy_female_1.0+MT, whole genome shotgun sequence:
TTTCAagaatgttaaatatttctcCACATCTATCAGCCTGTGGAAAGTACCTGTCCACTTTAGGACTGTATACTTTAACCCCCAACAGTCATGGAGGTACCAGGGTCCTCATGGACTCATGTAAGCATTCTGAGAGTGATAGTTAAGGGGTAAGTGATGTTAGCCCAGATTATTTATTGGGTTGTGTTTTTATCCAGCATGACCAGACACCTACAGCAAGAACTAAAACCCTTGATTAAAGGGTTAAAGATGGATTAAAGATcattctgaagctgctgcccccgcgacctgaccccggataagcggaagaaaatggatggatggattaaagatcattctgaaaaagaaaattctgtCAAAATTACTGGTGGCAGTATTTAATGACTTTCTCTATCCAGGTCTTAACAATGTTTCtcaattaaagtattttaaaagataaagttTACAGGATGCtttggtggtgcaggggttaagcacaccCCACATAAGGCTGTTgagggttcgattcctggcctggtgaccttccctctctcattaccctacTTTCCTGTCAtagcattttcaaataaaggccattggagccaaaataaaagtttatgtccATAAATGTAAACGTTGTAAAACTCAGTACTACATTAAAGTAGCATTCTAATTTTCTACAGCCAGGCTATTTTAACAACAGAAGACATCAAATATGTGAGGATGATGTTGCAAACTAAACCAAGAAAATGTGTAAAGTAATAACCctattgaaataaatgcttgtttAATTGTTAAAAACTACTATAAAATGAAAGCTGAACTAGCTCCATGCGTGACTTTTAACAATCTGCCAATGTGTTTATGCCTGAGTGTTAATATGTTTGagatcagcagcagcaagcTGTTCTTGGGCATTACATCCTTAAGCATTACACACCAGGCAGAAGAAAAAGTAGTTCCTATCAACCCCGTCTCATTCAGGCAAGATTTCAATCATTTAGTTACTTTTTAACGTGCTCTTATTAAGAGACATTGTCTCAAATGACTGAAGTATTGAAGGTATTGATACCTCAGTATCAAGCTGCACATCACTACCTTAAGCAAAACAGGATGCAGGGAAGAAGTGATTTAAATCTAAGAAtggattaatatttaaaacttaaaactaacttttatataaaaaaatatgtatttgtttaaactgttaCTATTGTGACAGTTTGGTATGAGCCAATCTGTGAAGGAAACtgagctcctctgctttcttcCATTGGTCCCTGATGGTGTATTAGGGCCATTTCAGATAGAAAACAAGAAGTAACTTTTTGTCCAAAAGTCTCAAAAAAATTTTctgtagaaacagaaaaatttggaaatttgaaaatttctattaatctcaaatttttttttttttgcaaattattgacttttcaaactcagaaatgtctttgctttttctagtaaatttctgagattgatgtgaaaatttccttttttagtGGCAATGTTCTTTTTTGTGACTACAATGACCCTTTTACGCAGTAAGAGCTCCCAGTGCCAACTGGAAACCAATCAGTGAGGAGGACGGTGTTATTATTGTCAGTCACAGTCTGGTGTCGCGCTGCTTGTTCCTTTCTTCTCCCCTTGCTCTCTGCAGCCAATTCCTGATCATATTAATTGTCATGATGCtcatgctagttagcatgaagACGGATAAATGGTTTTTCTGTAATGGTAAATCaattctctgccattagcacattgagcattGACTATacaaggttgattgacagcgctaagaccttcctcctgggtctgattggttggtttttgtTGGAAGAGCTGCATTTCTTAAAGCTTCAATAGTAACTCAAGGAGAAGATCGATCgggacatagtgacagttttgacaaaaatggagcaaatatggcagccatgtttttattagttacaaAAAATCTGACCAATGTTAATTCAAATCGATGTCCAGTTtatttccaaactaaattttaaaacacatttaaacaaagtgctaaataatcacaaaaagaataaaaaatacgGAAAACCAAgaaccattttaaaaagtgatgaaataaaacatagtATTAAAATCAGCCTATCAAATCACACTGTGCTAAAgaccaaagagaaaaaatatgaaataaaatataaaacaattacCTTTgccatctttaaaaatatgtttccattagaaagaaaatgtttcatgatCAATGCAATTAGTAATCAGTCTAGAAtctacaacaaaaaagaaaaatataatagtACAACTTTGCATAACATTTGAAATTAATACATGTAGACAACTTATTTTTACGCTTgagtttttttcaaacaaagaaaacagcaaagtggACCTGAACTTAAATACATTGTGCACAAGCTTGGTGGATAAAGACGATTCAGATTTTGTAGTTCTACAGGCGTCATTCACACATTGCAATTCAATTATTACAGCATGAAAATTAGAAACATACTTGGAAATAAGGGGGTTAAAATTCATGAAAAACAGCCTGTgcgtggctgcacagtggtgcagttggtagcactgttgccttgcagcaagaaggtcctgggttcaaatctgcatggagtttgtatgttcttcCTGCATAAACTGGATGGACGGACATGGCCTGCACACCTTATATTTGTTCTCTTGTTACAGGATAcaaaagcacttttaaaacaaacataattttaaaatactttaagatgaacaacaaaaattaaaatgactacAATGAAATTTTAGGGGTATATTTTTACAACACaacttaaacaaataaaaggagAGAATGAGCtggacttaaataattttttgcttaaaggaaaaatacagagaaaattGTAGCTGTAATAATAGAAACTACTAAAAACTTTGtagtttgtttcataattgctTGATTAAAATGATCAGTCATTCTAAGTGAAaccatttctttcatttctgtcttttccagGTAATTTTTACAGAAGAGAAGTAGGgccactgggggaaaaaagaagtctgagaaaaaagtcataattatttttttcagtggccctaattcTCTTCTGTAAATTGTTCAATGTTCTGATAAATTTGATCCAAACTCTCTCCACAGTCCTTAGGATTTTCAGACAAGTGTGCATTGATATACGCCGTATTGTGATTTTCCTGTTTAGTGTGTTAACGACACTAGAGGAATTTACTTTATGTTGAAAGCATCTTTTAATCCTTTCAGAGCGTCTTCCTTTGTGATGTTCAACCAGGCCTGTGGAAcatctgctggttctgcagAATATTCTTCAGCAAATTGATCATTATATTTCACCAGGATGAACTTCCAGTAGTCTGAAGCCTCAATGCTGGGGTCTGGTGGAATCTGCCAGTCTGGATAATATGTTGTGTAATCTTTGTAAGGATGAGGCTTCCATTCAGTGAGTGAATTTTTGAATTTGGCATTACTTTGGACATGAGTTGTACAGAGTTCTGGAGCAAGTTTTTTGGTTTGAAGATAATGATATCTACCCAGACCTTGTGGTCGATGTATAGCTGCACTGTGCAGCTGGTGTTCTTTGCCTCCAGCTTCACATGGAGTTTTACAGAATGGACACTGATGCCCACATCCAAAAACTCGCTTAAAAAGTTCATCCTGAGGTTTAACTGTCAgttttttcacagtttcatcGATGTCTTcagatgttaaatattcattctcCAGCTGGGTTGTCAGGTTCTCCAATTCCATCTTGATACTGTCGATAAATGGATGACATGTGCTTTGGATTTGAAACAGGATGGTTTGTTCAGCTTCAACTGGAATTGAGATTTCTTTAACCAAAGATCCTCTGATGTTTTTGATGAGCTCTTTAGTGCTTTCAGTGTCATCTGGCAGAGGAACGTCACCTGGTCCTTTAGATGCTGCTTCTATAGCCTTTGAAATCTTTTCAGTTATGATTTTGAGGTTCCTGTTCTTCAGTTTATACAGCGTTTTATTCTGTGACATTTGTTGCTTTATGTGCTGAAATATCCAGTTCTTCacatatatttcatatttatcaatgtactttacaaaacattcaaagtcaTCCTTCTCCAGCAGCTCTTTCTGAATGCTGTACTGGAAAAATGAGCGAGAGCTGTACTCTGCAGAATGTTGGCTCGTTAAGATCTCATCCACAATGTCCACTCCCAGAGATCTGTTGATGAAATCTTCCACTGCTGGTTTGATACAAAGCTGAATGTAATCATTGGCTTTACGTTGACAGTCATCTCTCTCTTTGTACAAGTCAATGAAATCAGACAGATACTGAGGCTTGAACTTCTCCAGCTGTGTTTTAGGATTCAGGTTTGACAGAAACTTTTGGTGCATTTTCAGGAATTCTCTTGAAGCGATGCCACAAACGTGAAGCTTCAAATCGATCTCATACTTTgtatttgctctgttttgttcaAGAAGCCTGTCAACGTTTTCTAGCAGCTCTCTTGTGAAAGAGTCGTGATAATCTTCATTTGTTTCTCCTTTACCCTCTAAAAACAGTTTACAGGATTCCAGGATAGATTCAGTGAAGCTTTGCAGTTCTCTGGTCTTTGTCTGCTTCACAACAGGTAATTTAACCATCCAGCCATCAATatattcagatttaattttgagtggtttttttccttcttcattcAAATCAACATTACTTAATTCCTGGTTTACATTTcgattaaagacattttttctcagCTGCTTAAGGACACATCCAGCAATGTCTCGTTCTTTTAGGCCAGACAGATTTGCTGTAGATTCAGACCACATCTTCTCAAACTCTAATGTCAACTCATCTTCAGACAGGTTGGATGCTTTGAAATCACCCAGGAGCCTCATGACGTTCTCTTCAATCATAACTCTGTATTTACTCTGCATTTCTtgagctttcttcttttttactgtCAGTTCAAGAGTACAATCCAGTTTAGTTTTCACTGAAGCTTTAATTTCATTGGCAAGGCTATTGATCCTGTTCTGAAAGTCAACCTTGTACCTCTCTATCAGGTTTACTCGTCTGTCCTTCCTCTTGTAGTACTCattgagtttttctttcattttattttcttcattggTTATTTTGACTgatacttctgtttttttcttttcaatctttttatttaaaacttccaCTTCTGagtcattttcataatttaatatttctatttctgtcTGTTGCTGCCATGAGTGAATCTCTTTTCTGAACTCCCATTCCCATTGATTGAAGGCTTTACACAGGTTGTCATAAGCCAGAGCCACCAGGGTGTTTCTGAAGTTGAAGATaaagttttcatatttaactGTCCTCCAGAGACTTTTGATCCATTCTAGAAACTCTGGGACCTGATTGGGTTCACTGGTTTTATTGCTCTTTATTGTCTCCAAAAGATATTTCTTGAATTCAGCAACAGCTTCGCTGTAACCAGTGTTTACTGGAGCCATTGGTGGAGTGCCATGCCAGAGACCTGGAATGtaccagttgtttttttccatgtcatAATCCAGGACATCAGTGAATAGTTTAGTAGTTGGAAGTTTTTCCATTTGAGATGCAAGCTGAGTCATTTCATTGAGCTGATCCAAAAGACGTTTTCTCTCAGTCAGGCACTTAGAATCAGCTGAAACTCCACCAACATTTTGGTGAACAAAGTGACACAAAGGCTTCTTTCCAACATGAGTCATTCTCAAGAATGCATGAACTGTAATTTGCAGAATATCTTTCATCTCTGTTGAATTTTCCATTGCTAAATTGATGATGGTGATGTCACTTAAACCAATGACGAAGGTTGCCAGCTGATTGTCATGTTCATAACTGTCCTCAAGTTGAGCCAAATCAGGAGACTTGAGACCTTCTGTATCAATGAGAACTATGAAATCATAATCCAGTTCCCTTTTGTAATCTTCATTAACTCTGAGGAAGATCATGTAAACTCCTCTTGTACATCTGCCACTGCTGACTGGAAACTGGACACCAAACATGGTGTTGAGGAGCGTTGACTTCCCAGAACTTTGAACACCCAGAACCGTCAGAACCAGCAATCTACTCCTGTTTCCAACTTTCTTATGGACCTCAGTAAGTACAGCTGACACCCATTTTTCTGGGACGTTGGAAGCATCTCCATCCAGAAGCTCTAAAGGATGTCCATCCATCACCATCTCAGCAGCCAGTTGAGGGAGACGAGAGATTTCCTCTGTGGGTTTTTGTGAAAACTCGTATACCAGACCCATCTCTCTCATGAAATGCTCAAGTCCTAAAGAACTGTCTAACAGAGCCTGATCCAGCTCTTTAATGAGTTCTGGGTTTTTCTTTATGCACtgttctttgaatttatttctcaGTTCAGACAGTTTTTCTCTTGAGTGAGAGTCAAGTTTGAGTTTCAACCACTTCAGGAAAAAATCTCGTTCTTCTTTGTTGCTTGTGGAAATGTTATTGATGAAACTCTGAAGTCCTTCTGAAAGTTTGCATTCTGCTTGttgcctttttatttgtttttcttcttcctgcatTTCAGATTTATAATCTTCTGTTCCTTTGTCATTGGATGTATTTAGTCTACATAGGTTCATTTGTAGTCTTGATAAACTTTTCCAGGTTTCTCCCTGAAAAGGCAGGTTATCCTTCTTGTAATCAGGTATACCCTCTAACTTGATTCCTCTCATAATTTCTTCAGCTGCTCTCTCTTGATTTTCACTTCTGTATTCATCCACTGACAGTCCGAGTTCAACAGCTTTTTCACGGATGTTTGGACCATTCTCTGTTTTTGCATGctgcaataatttctttatacTTCCACAAAGTTTTCTTGAAAATTCTACTGCATTTTCCTGGTTGCTTTTCACTATAATGTTGCACATTGGgcaatttttttccaacattgtcTTGACAGACatgatctcctccctgttgcTCTCCTTGCCATTCACAACTAAAAACAATCTATTTTTTACATCTCCAGTTGAATTTAAAGTTTCCTGctctttttcttcaactttgtccaaaaacacaaagatggcTGTTGAAACTTGAAGTAGAAAACTGAACTGTGCATGTGACTCACTAATGTCTCCTCTCAGATTAGCAAATGCGACTGGCTCTGGAAAAATGTCCAGATTTTCTTTCCCGCTGGGAAGGTACCAGCAGATCTCCACCAGTCCATCAGATATCTSTCTTTTAATTSTTCCTCCCTCCATATCTCTGTGCATGAAGATATTTAGATTCTGTTGACCCTGACTGAGAATGTGATTCAGGATCTGAGACTTAGACAAACTGCTGTTCTTCAGAcgaacaaaagaaaacaatggaataTTTGCTTCAACAATCTCGTTCTCAATGAAACCTTTTGATCCAGACAAACTATGAGGACGCCACTCTTTAACAATGCCTCTGAGAGCCCAAAGCATCAGGCCGCACTGACTGTTATTAACATGAGGCAACAACAGTGGGACAGAAAACTGACACATTGACATCTTGAGAGCCATTTCTTGCTGCAAGAAGCTGTCGGCACAAAGGAAAAGTGCTACTATCAGGTCGAGAGCATTTATCCTATGATCACTGGCA
This genomic window contains:
- the LOC103462998 gene encoding up-regulator of cell proliferation-like is translated as MGSVFTKQGSQTMPTINQQQTKGLNNTLSKLGLKEFYPNKLTLRSLLEINKDTLHEDPASSVKDIPWHFLKKLLKIKAECRSCILLPANEEDEHEDNSFDIDLYTASDHRINALDLIVALFLCADSFLQQEMALKMSMCQFSVPLLLPHVNNSQCGLMLWALRGIVKEWRPHSLSGSKGFIENEIVEANIPLFSFVRLKNSSLSKSQILNHILSQGQQNLNIFMHRDMEGGXIKRZISDGLVEICWYLPSGKENLDIFPEPVAFANLRGDISESHAQFSFLLQVSTAIFVFLDKVEEKEQETLNSTGDVKNRLFLVVNGKESNREEIMSVKTMLEKNCPMCNIIVKSNQENAVEFSRKLCGSIKKLLQHAKTENGPNIREKAVELGLSVDEYRSENQERAAEEIMRGIKLEGIPDYKKDNLPFQGETWKSLSRLQMNLCRLNTSNDKGTEDYKSEMQEEEKQIKRQQAECKLSEGLQSFINNISTSNKEERDFFLKWLKLKLDSHSREKLSELRNKFKEQCIKKNPELIKELDQALLDSSLGLEHFMREMGLVYEFSQKPTEEISRLPQLAAEMVMDGHPLELLDGDASNVPEKWVSAVLTEVHKKVGNRSRLLVLTVLGVQSSGKSTLLNTMFGVQFPVSSGRCTRGVYMIFLRVNEDYKRELDYDFIVLIDTEGLKSPDLAQLEDSYEHDNQLATFVIGLSDITIINLAMENSTEMKDILQITVHAFLRMTHVGKKPLCHFVHQNVGGVSADSKCLTERKRLLDQLNEMTQLASQMEKLPTTKLFTDVLDYDMEKNNWYIPGLWHGTPPMAPVNTGYSEAVAEFKKYLLETIKSNKTSEPNQVPEFLEWIKSLWRTVKYENFIFNFRNTLVALAYDNLCKAFNQWEWEFRKEIHSWQQQTEIEILNYENDSEVEVLNKKIEKKKTEVSVKITNEENKMKEKLNEYYKRKDRRVNLIERYKVDFQNRINSLANEIKASVKTKLDCTLELTVKKKKAQEMQSKYRVMIEENVMRLLGDFKASNLSEDELTLEFEKMWSESTANLSGLKERDIAGCVLKQLRKNVFNRNVNQELSNVDLNEEGKKPLKIKSEYIDGWMVKLPVVKQTKTRELQSFTESILESCKLFLEGKGETNEDYHDSFTRELLENVDRLLEQNRANTKYEIDLKLHVCGIASREFLKMHQKFLSNLNPKTQLEKFKPQYLSDFIDLYKERDDCQRKANDYIQLCIKPAVEDFINRSLGVDIVDEILTSQHSAEYSSRSFFQYSIQKELLEKDDFECFVKYIDKYEIYVKNWIFQHIKQQMSQNKTLYKLKNRNLKIITEKISKAIEAASKGPGDVPLPDDTESTKELIKNIRGSLVKEISIPVEAEQTILFQIQSTCHPFIDSIKMELENLTTQLENEYLTSEDIDETVKKLTVKPQDELFKRVFGCGHQCPFCKTPCEAGGKEHQLHSAAIHRPQGLGRYHYLQTKKLAPELCTTHVQSNAKFKNSLTEWKPHPYKDYTTYYPDWQIPPDPSIEASDYWKFILVKYNDQFAEEYSAEPADVPQAWLNITKEDALKGLKDAFNIK